One Thermoplasmata archaeon genomic window, CTTACATAACCGATGCCACGATTTGCAGAAATGGTTGTGAAAGGATAGTTTGCAATAGGAACCTCATGCATAGTAAGTGCCGAAAAAAAAGTAGATTTCCCCACATTTGGCTTACCTACTAAACCAATCTGCATAGTTACCATTTTACATGCACTTTTACAAGATCTAGCCCCTTAGGGCAATCAATTTTTTCGCCAACATCTATAATTGTAATTTTCATGCCATCTTTGAGACCCAACATTTTACAAAAGCTGTAATTATCACAGTCAATATTATCACAGTTGAGTTCAGAGTATGTAATTATGCCCCCATCAATCGCTTGTTTCTTTGGCAAGTTCAATTGGGCAGGAATCTCCTCTATCTCAATGCTTACCACTTTATTATCCTGGTACAATATACAAGCATGTTCTTTCGCTCTTAATCCTGTAATTCTGTAAAATTTTCCAAAATCTAGGTCAAAGCATACATTTTTTAAAGAACAATCTTTGCAATCTACCAGAGGCCCCAAAAACTGAAAAACAGTTCCGGGTTTAGCAAGTTTTTTACTAATTAAAGTTACGCTAACTTTCATGAAATCACTCCAGTATTTCTGGCTGCTTTCTCAGCAGCATCTTTTGATAGCCCCTCATCTCCAAGTATCGTATATCTATTTCGAATCTTATGGGCAATGGTCAAAGCATATACTACCTCCTCGTCCTTTAAATTCAGGTCTTTTGCAGTGGTAGGCGCACCAATTCTCTGGAGCGTATCTTTCACTTTTTGCCAGTCTTGCCCTTGCAAATAGCTCATTATTATAGTCCCTACTCCAACAAGTTCTCCGTGCAAAGATCTGTTATCTGTACTTTTTTCTATTGCATGAGCAAATAAATGTTCACTACCACTAGCAGGCCTAGAAGATCCAGCAATGCTCATTGCCACACCTGAAAATATAAGATTTTTGACAATGATCCATACAGAGTCCTCATCATTAGGCTTGATTTTTGTGCTGTATTGGAATATCTCTTCTGCAGCATATTTAGCCAGAGCATAAGCAGAACTACTAAATTCTTCGTTTTTAATTTTCTCTCCAAGCTCCCAATCTTTTACAGCTGTATAATTTGCAATTAAATCTGCTGCACCTGCAATAAGGTTTCGATATGGTGCTTTTACTAATATAGCAGTGTCTGCAATAATTCCAATAGGTACTGCAGCTTCCAGTGATATTGGACTATTATCATCTCTCAGAGATGCTCTTGGACTTACTATTCCGTCATGAGAAGCTGTGGTAGGTATACTTATAAATGGCTTACATAGGTCATATGCTGCTTTTTTTGCAAGATCTATCTTTGATCCCCCGCCAACTCCAATCAAAAAATCAGCCTTTATTTCTTCGCCATACTTTTTTATTTTTTCTAAGTTACTTAAATTTGCAATGTCCACGCTTATTACTGATACATTAAATCCTGAATTCTTCAATATTTCCTCCACTGCTTTTCCTGCAATAGTGTATGAGATAGGGCCAGTAACAATCAACACATTTTTTTTCAGTTCGAGATGTCTGCATACATTATCCAGCTTTTCCAGTGCATTATGCCCTGCATATATCTCTCTCGGCAAAACCATATGCTTTGATTTGCTAAATTCCATTTTAGAAAGATAAGTATATAATGGTTAATTAAAATTATGCTTTTTGATATTTTAATATAAAGATAATATAAAAATACGAGTATATTTAAAAAACAATTTCTCATACCAAAGAAAAGTTAAGGAAAGATAAAAAAATTAAAATAAAGATATACTTTATCAATAAGATGAGCTGATATATGTGGAGCTTAGTAACGTAGAAAAAACTGTATTATTGCGCATTAAAGAAAGAAATGGCAAAAGTGTTTTGGTATCTGAGCTTTTAAAAGAAGGATTCAAGTCTATGGTAGAGCTAATGAACGCACTATCTTGGCTGAAAATGAAAGGACTTTTAAAACTTGATGAGGTTATCAAAACAGAATATATACTTACTGATGATGGAAAATATGCCATAGAAAATGGTCTGGCAGAAAGAATAGTGTTTGATTACATAAAGGATAATGAGATCAATACGATTGAAAACTTAATTCAAAATATAAATAAGAAGATAGTGACATTAGGTATCTCTCATTTAAAAGATCTAGGATGCAGAATAGCTAATGGAAGAATTGAAATATTGGATCCTGCAAAAGTGGATATGAAAATAAGGGAAAGAGAATTATTTTTAATGAATTTTAAAACAGAAAAAAATGAGGAGTTACTTAAGCATTTTTTAAAAAGAGGTATACTAGAAAAGAAAGATATAGTAGAAAGAACAGTTACTTTAACTGATAACGGAGTAAAAATAATAAATGAAGGTATTGAGCTAAAAGAAGAGATTTCTCAGATCACATCTGAACTGATACAGTCAGGCAGATGGAAAGAGGTTGAGTTTAGAAAATACGATGTATCTCTGTTTGCGCCGAAAATATATCCCGGGAAGATTCATCCAATCACTAGCTTTATTCAACAAATACGATCTATTTTCTTGAGAATGGGATTTGAAGAGATAACGGGGGAGTATATACAAAGCGCATTTTGGAATATGGATGCTCTGTATATTCCTCAGGATCATCCGGCCAGAGAGATGCAGGATACGTTCTATTTATCTTACAAAAACTTTGAGTTGCCAGAGTATAAAAATACGGTCAAGTCAGTGCACGAAAATGGTTTTAAAGAGTCGATAGGATGGGGGTATAAATGGAATGAAGATATTGCTAAAAAGCCATTATTAAGAACCCATACCACGGTTAACTCTATCCATTACTTATTTGAAAATAGGGAAAAAGAGGCGTTTAAAGTATTTACCATTGGCAGAGTGTTCAGGAGAGAGAATATGGATCCCACCCATCTCCCTGAATTCACGCAGATAGAAGGAATATTGACTGAAAAAAATGCAAATTTATCTATGTTAATGGGACTAATAAAGGAATTTTACAGGGCTATGGGGTTTACAGAAATTAAACTTAAACCCTCATATTTTCCGTACACGGAACCTAGTGTTGAAATAGATGTTAAATATAATGATAAATGGTTAGAACTTGGAGGTGCTGGAATATTTAGAACCGAAGTTACAGAGCCGCT contains:
- a CDS encoding UPF0179 family protein — encoded protein: MKVSVTLISKKLAKPGTVFQFLGPLVDCKDCSLKNVCFDLDFGKFYRITGLRAKEHACILYQDNKVVSIEIEEIPAQLNLPKKQAIDGGIITYSELNCDNIDCDNYSFCKMLGLKDGMKITIIDVGEKIDCPKGLDLVKVHVKW
- a CDS encoding NAD(P)-dependent glycerol-1-phosphate dehydrogenase; this encodes MEFSKSKHMVLPREIYAGHNALEKLDNVCRHLELKKNVLIVTGPISYTIAGKAVEEILKNSGFNVSVISVDIANLSNLEKIKKYGEEIKADFLIGVGGGSKIDLAKKAAYDLCKPFISIPTTASHDGIVSPRASLRDDNSPISLEAAVPIGIIADTAILVKAPYRNLIAGAADLIANYTAVKDWELGEKIKNEEFSSSAYALAKYAAEEIFQYSTKIKPNDEDSVWIIVKNLIFSGVAMSIAGSSRPASGSEHLFAHAIEKSTDNRSLHGELVGVGTIIMSYLQGQDWQKVKDTLQRIGAPTTAKDLNLKDEEVVYALTIAHKIRNRYTILGDEGLSKDAAEKAARNTGVIS
- a CDS encoding phenylalanine--tRNA ligase subunit alpha; its protein translation is MELSNVEKTVLLRIKERNGKSVLVSELLKEGFKSMVELMNALSWLKMKGLLKLDEVIKTEYILTDDGKYAIENGLAERIVFDYIKDNEINTIENLIQNINKKIVTLGISHLKDLGCRIANGRIEILDPAKVDMKIRERELFLMNFKTEKNEELLKHFLKRGILEKKDIVERTVTLTDNGVKIINEGIELKEEISQITSELIQSGRWKEVEFRKYDVSLFAPKIYPGKIHPITSFIQQIRSIFLRMGFEEITGEYIQSAFWNMDALYIPQDHPAREMQDTFYLSYKNFELPEYKNTVKSVHENGFKESIGWGYKWNEDIAKKPLLRTHTTVNSIHYLFENREKEAFKVFTIGRVFRRENMDPTHLPEFTQIEGILTEKNANLSMLMGLIKEFYRAMGFTEIKLKPSYFPYTEPSVEIDVKYNDKWLELGGAGIFRTEVTEPLGVKTPVLAWGLGLERLAMLYFGIEDIRELYVSDIEKLKNLKVL